A window of Planctomycetaceae bacterium contains these coding sequences:
- a CDS encoding PSD1 and planctomycete cytochrome C domain-containing protein, which yields MGVRPFQQLRLLLCCAAIVASAATAADEHAPDARDVEFFETRIRPLLAERCYSCHSSNAKTVHGGLRLDSADAIRQGGDSGAVLADEMPDDSLLLQVIRYGGDIEMPPDGKLSEEEISLLTDWVRRGAPVPASTTSPRSADEEIDFDAGRQFWSFQPARRQPLPDVRNHKWPQSRLDQFVLAAMEREGLKPSPAADRATLIRRLSFDLVGLPPSPEDVDAFVGDDSADAIEQLVDRLLDSPQYGEKWARLWLDAARYTDRTASWLEQGGRPYLYRDWVVAAFNSDMPFDDFVHRQLATDLMPETGPEDLPALGFISLSPTYWKELQLPCEIIKVIVADEWEERVDAVSQTFLGLTVACARCHDHKFDPVSSEDYYALAGVFASCRPAEQPLIPEDLYAPVRKAKEDVAKIEAEVEALKKQKPVPDDKIAELTNQIAGIRAATPHYDVLLANGMAEESLYVERKGATAQDGTRLDYRPGPRDLPLFVRGNPNRPGEIVPRRFLTVLSDNPQPFQNGSGRLELARAITTDAASLTARVIVNRIWMAHFGRGLVNTPSNFGQQGDRPSHPELLDDLAARFIAGGWSIKDLHCEILLSATWQQSSVNDEASLAADPDNRWYSRANRRRLDFEAWRDAMLSASGTLDLTTGGESLSLDEPGNRRRTLYGTVHRREMSTTLQIHDFPDPNQHSPQRSFTTTALQGLYALNGPLLAEQSRALADRLQTEFPDDDIGRITQAYRLLFLRSPTDRERSLALDYLGDSTGDDRTARWQQYTHALLASNEFLFVD from the coding sequence ATGGGCGTCCGTCCTTTCCAGCAACTTCGTTTGCTGCTTTGTTGTGCCGCCATCGTCGCCAGCGCAGCGACAGCCGCCGATGAGCACGCACCCGACGCGCGGGACGTCGAATTCTTCGAAACCCGCATTCGTCCGCTGCTCGCGGAGCGATGCTATTCCTGCCATTCCTCGAACGCAAAAACGGTTCACGGAGGACTGCGACTGGATTCCGCGGATGCGATTCGCCAGGGAGGCGACAGCGGCGCGGTGCTTGCCGACGAGATGCCCGACGACAGCCTGTTGCTGCAGGTCATTCGCTACGGCGGCGATATCGAAATGCCGCCAGACGGGAAACTGTCGGAGGAAGAGATTTCGCTGCTGACCGATTGGGTTCGCAGAGGCGCTCCCGTTCCCGCTTCCACGACGTCGCCGCGTTCTGCCGATGAGGAAATCGACTTTGACGCCGGCCGGCAGTTTTGGTCGTTTCAACCCGCCCGCCGGCAGCCATTGCCCGACGTCAGGAATCACAAGTGGCCACAGTCCCGACTCGATCAGTTTGTGCTGGCAGCCATGGAACGCGAAGGGCTGAAACCTTCGCCTGCTGCCGATCGGGCAACGCTGATCCGCCGACTCAGCTTCGATCTCGTCGGTCTGCCGCCCTCGCCGGAAGACGTTGACGCGTTTGTCGGCGACGATTCCGCCGACGCCATTGAACAACTGGTCGACCGGCTGCTGGATTCGCCGCAGTATGGCGAAAAGTGGGCTCGGCTGTGGCTCGACGCGGCACGGTACACGGATCGCACCGCAAGCTGGCTGGAACAGGGAGGCCGGCCGTACCTGTACCGCGACTGGGTCGTCGCTGCATTTAACAGCGACATGCCGTTTGACGATTTCGTCCATCGGCAGCTTGCCACAGACCTGATGCCGGAAACCGGTCCGGAAGACCTGCCGGCGCTGGGGTTCATTAGCCTGAGCCCCACCTATTGGAAGGAATTGCAGCTTCCCTGCGAAATTATCAAAGTGATCGTCGCCGACGAATGGGAAGAACGAGTCGACGCAGTTTCCCAGACGTTTCTCGGGCTGACCGTCGCCTGCGCTCGTTGTCACGACCACAAGTTCGATCCGGTCAGTTCCGAAGATTACTACGCTCTGGCGGGAGTCTTCGCGAGCTGCCGGCCAGCCGAACAACCGCTGATTCCGGAAGATCTGTACGCTCCGGTGCGCAAAGCAAAGGAGGACGTCGCGAAGATCGAAGCGGAAGTGGAAGCACTGAAGAAACAGAAGCCTGTCCCCGACGACAAAATCGCCGAACTCACGAACCAAATCGCCGGAATCAGGGCCGCCACGCCGCACTATGATGTCCTGCTGGCCAATGGCATGGCCGAAGAATCGCTTTACGTCGAACGCAAAGGCGCGACGGCTCAGGACGGCACGCGGCTCGACTACCGGCCCGGACCGCGGGATCTTCCGTTGTTTGTTCGAGGCAACCCGAACCGTCCCGGTGAAATCGTTCCGCGGCGGTTTCTGACCGTATTGTCCGACAATCCGCAGCCGTTTCAGAATGGCAGCGGCCGACTGGAACTTGCCCGCGCCATCACCACCGATGCGGCGTCGCTGACAGCTCGCGTGATCGTCAACCGCATCTGGATGGCGCATTTCGGACGCGGACTCGTGAACACGCCCAGCAACTTCGGACAGCAGGGCGATCGCCCCAGCCATCCGGAACTGCTGGACGACCTTGCCGCGCGATTCATCGCCGGCGGCTGGTCGATCAAGGATCTGCACTGCGAGATCCTGCTGTCTGCAACGTGGCAACAGTCTTCTGTCAACGACGAAGCATCTCTCGCCGCCGATCCGGACAACCGCTGGTACTCGCGAGCAAACCGGCGTCGACTGGATTTCGAAGCCTGGCGGGACGCGATGCTGAGCGCCAGCGGAACGCTCGACCTGACAACCGGCGGAGAATCTCTCAGCCTGGACGAACCGGGCAACCGCCGCCGCACGCTGTACGGAACTGTGCATCGTCGCGAAATGTCCACCACGCTGCAGATCCACGATTTTCCCGATCCAAATCAGCACAGCCCGCAACGATCCTTCACCACCACCGCCCTGCAGGGACTTTATGCGCTGAACGGCCCACTGCTGGCCGAACAGTCGCGTGCGCTGGCCGATCGACTGCAAACGGAATTTCCCGATGATGACATCGGCCGCATCACTCAAGCCTACCGGCTGCTATTCCTGAGATCGCCGACGGATCGGGAGCGATCACTGGCACTCGACTATCTCGGCGATTCCACCGGCGATGATCGAACCGCCCGCTGGCAGCAGTACACTCACGCGCTGCTGGCTTCGAACGAATTTCTGTTTGTGGATTAG